A single window of Carassius gibelio isolate Cgi1373 ecotype wild population from Czech Republic chromosome A19, carGib1.2-hapl.c, whole genome shotgun sequence DNA harbors:
- the LOC127935898 gene encoding CUB domain-containing protein 1, whose amino-acid sequence MGSCVFPVFIGLILLQIQKISECYKMEVTPDSGTIVTFSKKEGQGLDCSACKDEDLSQTCNSILKLTEARPTNVTFNCSQPGDIFTVEVNQQIDCSTSGCSIIAVHPDSTRFLEFSRTFTWDLKVQAGRMFQLDFPSPGMRQIKPSESCPDKHTYTIITYQRAGPATIGSFCGNGTISRIQVLYRGRVTLEVPKGTDLNPSNFKVSMGPAATALVEVDVKLSRGPSSADFFTPNYPTGYYNVDKIKWNFAVQPMNNFTVYFRQYTAPECQKNTVMCDYALGDKTSFTMAPTDIQPTNKQGDFSLTLTNCDAKRGEKVPGLSLNFNVEVFRSGTPYVCTVDLRNEEGLSLQIENKNPESYCEMSLNSVMQEKIVVPAGTKADLSFLDCPVQDLQLTATKVIDCPSVSARDISETLLTIPALDSSLPVPLHQFTWLLRVQDQGTVDLMSPKGSLHQSVPDKQCNERVSLVISETEGSNIGLFCSAAEGAVQKIQIKGNVSITVTPNNTKDLSQEKEPFLKVGTSPEITENVIYTVYPLISGPAYLATPNWPDGMNSSSSVSWIIYIPQEYTAELMFSNIVKPTCDSGHTEVTVGPLDSQGQTQTWREDQSFPSPIIQQQSFYLNMSNCEPKSGRFAVLSKISLQKESKKFLGIILAVFGVLLLLIIIALIVVCVIRKRKNKSNANRSSIFIPRGKNVLPGNATFPKSRADNESHVYASIDDSTMYGHLDKNQPAEVDSGAWSNGHQVDGYRSFTGPTDSIPAATDSSAEYSLDRREGDVFQPFLDPATTFNLPRPRTPLISQGSLRFEDRRMMDNTLNTFKGAGDINAIRLSADESRLQPQMDSDSDSYPEQEYDEAM is encoded by the exons ATGGGCTCGTGTGTGTTTCCAGTGTTCATTGGATTGATTTTACTGCAGATTCAGAAGATCTCAG AGTGTTATAAAATGGAGGTGACTCCTGACTCTGGCACCATCGTAACTTTCAGCAAGAAGGAAGGACAGGGTCTGGACTGTAGTGCATGTAAGGATGAAGATCTTTCTCAAACCTGTAACTCCATCCTCAAACTTACTGAAGCTCGGCCCACCAACGTGACTTTCAACTGCTCTCAGCCGGGGGACATTTTTACCGTGGAGGTCAACCAACAGATCG ATTGCTCAACATCAGGCTGTAGCATCATTGCAGTGCATCCGGATTCGACAAGATTCCTGGAGTTCAGCAGAACCTTCACCTGGGATCTGAAGGTTCAGGCAGGAAGGATGTTTCAGCTGGACTTCCCATCTCCAGGAATGAGACAGATCAAGCCTTCAGAATCCTGTCCAGACAAACACACCTACACCATCATCACATACCAGCGCGCAGGACCAGCCACCATCGGCTCGTTCTGTGGGAACGGTACCATCAGCCGTATCCAGGTCTTGTACAGAGGTCGAGTGACTCTGGAGGTTCCCAAAGGCACAGACCTGAACCCATCTAACTTCAAAGTGTCCATGGGACCAGCAGCAACAG CACTAGTTGAGGTGGACGTCAAGCTGTCCAGAGGACCGTCATCTGCTGATTTCTTCACACCAAATTACCCCACAGGCTACTACAATGTAGACAAAATTAAGTGGAACTTTGCTGTTCAGCCTATGAACAATTTTACTGTTTACTTTCGACAATACACTGCACCAGAATGCCAAAAGAACACCGTTATGTGTGATTATGCACTGGGAGACAAGACTTCATTCACAATGGCTCCAACTGACATTCAGCCGACTAATAAACAGGGAGATTTCAGCCTGACTTTGACCAATTGTGATGCAAAGAGAGGGGAGAAAGTTCCTGGGCTTTCCTTGAACTTCAATGTGGAGGTGTTCAGGAGTGGGACTCCAT ATGTTTGCACTGTGGATCTCCGGAATGAGGAGGGATTGAGCCtgcaaatagaaaataaaaacccaGAGTCGTACTGTGAAATGAGCCTGAACTCTGTGATGCAGGAGAAAATAGTGGTTCCTGCAGGCACCAAAGCTGACCTGTCCTTCCTCGACTGCCCCGTCCAGGATCTGCAGCTGACAGCCACCAAAGTCATAG ACTGTCCGAGTGTGTCTGCCCGTGACATCAGTGAGACGCTCCTCACTATTCCCGCTCTGGACTCTAGTCTTCCTGTCCCCCTCCATCAGTTCACCTGGCTGCTCCGTGTGCAGGATCAAGGCACTGTGGATCTCATGTCTCCAAAAGGAAGCCTGCACCAGTCTGTACCAGACAAGCAGTGTAATGAGAGAGTCTCGCTGGTCATCTCTGAGACCGAGGGCTCCAACATTGGCCTGTTTTGCTCTGCAGCTGAAGGCGCTGTCCAAAAAATCCAAATCAAAGGGAATGTTTCCATTACTGTAACCCCTAATAATACAAAAGACCTGAGCCAAGAGAAAGAGCCTTTCTTAAAAGTCGGCACTAGTCCAGAGATCACAG AAAATGTAATCTACACTGTATATCCTCTCATTTCGGGACCCGCATACCTTGCGACACCAAACTGGCCCGACGGCATGAATTCTTCCTCATCTGTTTCATGGATCATCTACATTCCCCAAGAGTACACGGCCGAGCTGATGTTCTCCAATATTGTCAAACCCACATGTGACTCGGGTCACACCGAGGTCACAGTCGGACCACTGGACTCTCAAGGCCAAACACAGACCTGGAGAGAAGATCAGAGCTTCCCCAGCCCCATCATCCAGCAGCAGAGCTTCTACCTGAACATGTCCAACTGCGAGCCCAAGAGCGGCCGCTTCGCTGTGCTCTCAAAGATCAGTCTGCAGAAGGAATCCA AGAAGTTCCTGGGCATTATCTTGGCTGTATTCGGGGTGCTGTTGTTGTTGATAATCATCGCACTTATAGTTGTGTGCGTCATTCGAAA acggaaaaacaaatcaaatgcCAACAGATCCTCCATCTTTATACCCCGAGGGAAAAATGTCCTCCCAGGAAATGCCACCTTCCCGAAATCCAGAGCAGACAATGAATCCCATGTATATGCCTCTATCGACGACTCCACCATGTACGGACATCTGGATAAGAACCAGCCTGCAGAGGTTGACAGTGGAGCCTGGAGCAATGGACATCAGGTGGATGGGTACCGTTCGTTCACCGGCCCCACGGACTCCATCCCAGCAGCTACGGACTCATCTGCTGAATATTCGCTGGACAGAAGAGAAGGAGATGTATTTCAGCCTTTCCTAGACCCAGCCACCACCTTTAACCTCCCAAGGCCTCGCACGCCGCTCATATCGCAGGGAAGCTTAAGATTCGAAGATCGTAGGATGATGGATAATACGCTGAACACTTTCAAGGGTGCCGGGGATATAAATGCCATTCGTCTGTCTGCTGATGAATCCAGACTACAACCGCAAATGGATTCAGACTCGGATTCATATCCTGAGCAAGAATATGATGAAGCCATGTGA
- the LOC127935100 gene encoding tetranectin, translated as MRLRDGCLLLGVLLLLTHTSHQQNNPRKKPSAKKDTQASAALEDLQQQIKDIVVELNLLKEQQALQTVCLRGTKIPGKCFLVDSVKKGYHAASEDCIAKGGILSTPLSSDENAQLYDYVRQSIGPDAEIWLGINDMQTEGVWLDQAGSNIRYKNWKLPQPDGSSAENCAVLSGSSGGKWLDEKCREERASVCEFNIV; from the exons ATGAGACTCAGAGACGGCTGTCTTCTGCTGGGAGTCCTGCTGCTcctcacacacacctcacaccagCAGAACAATCCCAGAAAGAAACCCAGCGCTAAAAAAG ATACTCAAGCCAGCGCTGCTTTGGAGGACCTACAACAGCAGATCAAAGACATTGTGGTGGAACTGAATCTTCTTAAGGAGCAGCAGGCCCTGCAGACTG TCTGTCTGAGGGGCACGAAAATCCCTGGTAAGTGTTTTCTGGTGGACTCTGTGAAGAAGGGCTACCACGCGGCCAGTGAAGACTGCATCGCCAAGGGAGGAATCCTCAGCACTCCGCTGTCTTCTGATGAAAACGCGCAACTCTACGATTACGTGCGCCAGAGCATCGGGCCAGACGCTGAAATCTGGCTGGGTATCAATGACATGCAGACAGAGGGCGTGTGGTTGGACCAGGCCGGCTCAAATATTCGCTACAAGAACTGGAAGCTCCCGCAGCCCGACGGCAGCAGCGCGGAGAACTGCGCCGTACTCTCCGGCTCTTCCGGCGGGAAGTGGCTGGACGAGAAATGTCGCGAGGAGAGAGCGTCCGTCTGCGAGTTCAACATCGTCTGA